CCGAGGTGCCCCTTCCTCCTCATCAACAGCGACCGGGGTGGAAGACCAAGAGTAGGCCAAGACTAACTGTTTCACGTGAAACGGCTCCGCCAGAACGCGACCTCATCGGCGCCAGATCGGCACCGAAAACGCGACTGCTGACCGATCCTGCTAATCCGATAAACTTCTGGACCTAGCCGAAGCTAGGCCAAAAATCGACTGGCGTTAACCTTATGAGAGGAAACTTAAGACAGGGCACTATTCCTCACTTCCCTATGCGATCAGACCCGAGGCGGGGAGCGTTTGGCTGGATACAACGGCCGCCGCAGAAGAAGTTGACCTGACTTGCAAATCCCAGCCTGGAGCGCCGGTAACCTGGCGGGGGAGCGTAGCGCGGTCCTTTGCATAGGGAGAGGACGAGATTGTGGGGCCATACAGAAAAAGGGCCCGATTCTTTGAGAACCGAGCCCCTTTTTAGTGTCAGCCTAGTTGGTTGATCCGGGGGCCAGCACGTCCATGATGCGGTTCAGATCCTCGACGCTCGCAAACTCGATGCTGACCTTACCCTTACGGACACCAAGGGAGATCTTCACGTTGGTATCCAGGCGGTCGGACAATGACGACGCAAGGTAGTCGAGACGCTCGTGGCGTGCGCCAGGGCGGGGAATATTGTTCTTCGTTTGCTTTGTCGGATCCTGGTACAGGGTGACGGCCTCTTCTGTTGCCCTTACGGACATACCCTCAGCCACAATCTTTTGGGCCAGACGCTCCATGGCGGCAGCATCGGGGAGCGAGAGGAGGGCGCGGGCATGGCCTGCTGACAGCACACCTGCAGCAACACGGCGCTGCACCAGTGGAGGAAGTTTCAGCAGCCGAAGCGTATTGGACACCTGAGGGCGTGAACGGCCGATCCGGTCCGCCAGCTGCTCATGGGTTGTGCCGAAGTCCTCCAGGAGCTGCTGGTAGGCTGCTGCTTCTTCCAGCGGGTTCAGCTGGCTGCGGTGCAGGTTTTCCAGCAACGCATCGCGCAGCAGGTCGTCATCGGTGGTATCCCGGACGATGGCGGGGATGGTTTCCAGTCCAGCTGCCTGGACAGCCCGCCAGCGGCGCTCACCCATGACGAGCTCGAACGGCTCGCTACCGGTTTCGGTTGACTTACGGACCACGATTGGCTGGAGGACGCCAATTTCGCGAACGGAGTGAACAAGCTCAGCCATGTCGTCTTCATCGAAGACAGAACGCGGCTGCTTACGGTTTGGGTGGATATCAGAAACGGGAATTTCGGCGAACCGCACGCCCGGTACCTCAACAAGTTCCACACCGGAGTCGGTGCCGGCAAACTCCTTGAGGGGCTCAGGTGCAGTACTCACCGGAGCCGGGTCAGAGGGTGCCTCTTCTTCGAGGTTCTCGCTGGACGTCTCCTTGGCAGCCGTCCTCTTGCCGGCAGAGCGCTCCGCTTCGGCTGGAGAAGGCGAATCGGAAGCTATCTTGTCGGCAGCAGCCCTGGGATCAGGCTCGGAGGATTCAACAATCCTGGAGGAATCCTTCTTCTCGGACGAAGACTTCGTGGAAGTCTCGGAATCAGGCGCGGAGATCAGCTTGTCGGCAACGGACTTTGCGGTCTCCACGGCAGCATCGTCCGAGGGTTCCGTCTTCTTTCGGCCCTCAGGAAAAAAGAGGTCGACCGGACGGGATACGGCAGCACCATTGTTGCCCTGCCCATTGGATGCGGCGGAACTTGGAATCAGCGCGCCAAGACCGCGGCCTAGGCCCCGTCGCTTCTCGCTCATGGGTAAATCCCTCCAGTGGTAGAACCAGCATTGCCGGCTCCGGTCGTTGCAGTTTTGAAGATTTTAGCGTTCTGCTATTTCAGCAGCGGCTTCCAAGTAGGACAGCGCACCACTGGAGGATGGGTCATACGTCATAACCGTCTGCTGATAGCTCGGTGCTTCGGAGATGCGCACTGAGCGGGGAACCACTGCTGAAAGCACCTGCTCCGGGAAGTGCGTCCTCACCTCGGCAGCAACCTGGGCAGCGAGATTGGTCCGACCGTCATACATGGTGAGCAGGATGGTGGATACAACAAGATCGGCATTGAGGTGCTTCTGGA
The window above is part of the Pseudarthrobacter sp. NS4 genome. Proteins encoded here:
- a CDS encoding ParB/RepB/Spo0J family partition protein, producing MSEKRRGLGRGLGALIPSSAASNGQGNNGAAVSRPVDLFFPEGRKKTEPSDDAAVETAKSVADKLISAPDSETSTKSSSEKKDSSRIVESSEPDPRAAADKIASDSPSPAEAERSAGKRTAAKETSSENLEEEAPSDPAPVSTAPEPLKEFAGTDSGVELVEVPGVRFAEIPVSDIHPNRKQPRSVFDEDDMAELVHSVREIGVLQPIVVRKSTETGSEPFELVMGERRWRAVQAAGLETIPAIVRDTTDDDLLRDALLENLHRSQLNPLEEAAAYQQLLEDFGTTHEQLADRIGRSRPQVSNTLRLLKLPPLVQRRVAAGVLSAGHARALLSLPDAAAMERLAQKIVAEGMSVRATEEAVTLYQDPTKQTKNNIPRPGARHERLDYLASSLSDRLDTNVKISLGVRKGKVSIEFASVEDLNRIMDVLAPGSTN